A single region of the Alphaproteobacteria bacterium genome encodes:
- a CDS encoding MarC family protein: MEFEFIKTAFLTLFVAIDPPGLAAIFVALTAHMNKVERKATAIRAVTIAFCILMAAALGGQALLSMLGIGIPAFRIAGGMLLFWIAAEMIFERRQERKTHAAEEAIAHDHFTTIAAFPLAIPLMAGPGAITATILQSSNVGNDWIALGALIGILFVVLLICLLVFLMANPLDRLLGTTGRIVLTRLLGVLLAALAIQTVGDGIVAFIRHAAIA, translated from the coding sequence ATGGAATTTGAGTTCATTAAAACAGCATTCTTAACGCTTTTCGTCGCTATTGATCCCCCGGGTTTAGCGGCAATTTTCGTTGCGCTCACAGCCCATATGAACAAAGTAGAGCGTAAGGCCACTGCAATTCGTGCGGTGACTATCGCTTTTTGCATTTTAATGGCCGCCGCCTTAGGGGGGCAGGCACTGCTTTCTATGCTAGGTATTGGCATTCCGGCGTTTCGAATCGCAGGAGGAATGCTATTGTTTTGGATTGCGGCAGAGATGATTTTTGAACGTCGGCAAGAGCGCAAAACTCACGCGGCAGAAGAAGCCATTGCCCATGATCACTTCACCACCATCGCCGCTTTTCCTTTGGCCATTCCCCTTATGGCAGGGCCAGGCGCAATCACCGCCACCATTTTGCAGTCCAGCAATGTAGGCAACGATTGGATTGCCCTTGGCGCGCTGATTGGTATTTTGTTTGTGGTTTTGCTCATTTGTTTATTAGTATTTTTAATGGCAAACCCGCTAGACAGGCTGCTTGGCACTACGGGGCGCATAGTTTTAACACGTTTGCTAGGTGTATTGTTGGCAGCCCTTGCTATACAAACCGTGGGCGATGGTATTGTCGCCTTTATCCGCCATGCCGCTATTGCCTGA
- a CDS encoding NAD(P)/FAD-dependent oxidoreductase yields the protein MKQQYDVIIVGAGAAGLMCAIEAGKRRRRVLLIDHAAKPAQKIRISGGGRCNFTNIYARPENYISNNRHFCKSALERYQPEDFIALVKKHNIAFHEKTLGQLFCDGSAQQIIDMLLAEAQEANVELRLQAAMENIQQHNGGFSASVSGERVNCEALVIASGGASIPKMGATEWGYGVAKHFGIKLVPPRAGLVPFTFSDEMLHDYKLLSGVAVANATAVVNKQGFTEAVLFTHRGLSGPAALQISSYWREGDPVTVNLLPDLDVFAWLKQRKIEQPKQEVHTAMAEILPKRLALQLCADAQCNGRLADLSHAKLQALAMRASQWHVVPAGTEGYRTAEVTLGGVDTTELSSKTMEAKIVPGLYFIGEVVDVTGWLGGYNFQWAWASGFAAGQAV from the coding sequence ATGAAACAGCAATATGATGTGATTATCGTGGGAGCCGGAGCGGCAGGACTGATGTGCGCTATTGAGGCGGGCAAGCGCCGGAGGCGCGTATTGCTGATAGACCACGCCGCCAAGCCCGCACAAAAAATCCGCATTTCTGGTGGTGGGCGCTGCAATTTTACCAATATTTATGCGCGTCCGGAAAACTATATTTCAAACAATCGGCATTTTTGTAAATCTGCTTTAGAGCGCTATCAGCCCGAAGATTTTATTGCGCTCGTTAAAAAGCATAATATTGCTTTTCACGAAAAAACACTGGGGCAGTTATTCTGCGATGGAAGTGCGCAGCAAATTATTGATATGCTTTTGGCAGAAGCGCAGGAGGCTAATGTAGAATTGCGACTGCAAGCGGCCATGGAAAATATTCAGCAACATAACGGAGGCTTTAGCGCATCTGTTTCGGGCGAACGCGTAAATTGCGAGGCTTTGGTTATCGCTTCAGGTGGGGCGTCTATACCAAAAATGGGCGCAACTGAATGGGGGTACGGTGTTGCAAAACATTTTGGCATAAAATTGGTGCCGCCTCGGGCAGGGTTGGTGCCATTTACTTTCAGCGATGAAATGTTGCACGATTATAAGCTTTTATCGGGCGTGGCGGTGGCAAATGCTACCGCAGTGGTTAATAAGCAAGGCTTTACAGAAGCGGTGCTATTTACGCATAGAGGGCTAAGCGGTCCAGCAGCACTGCAAATCTCGTCTTATTGGCGCGAAGGCGACCCAGTGACTGTGAATTTATTGCCAGATTTAGACGTCTTTGCATGGTTGAAGCAACGTAAAATTGAACAGCCGAAACAGGAAGTTCATACAGCAATGGCCGAAATTTTGCCCAAGCGACTGGCACTGCAGTTATGTGCTGATGCACAATGTAACGGACGGCTGGCAGATTTATCCCATGCTAAGCTGCAAGCGCTGGCAATGCGAGCCAGCCAATGGCATGTTGTGCCAGCTGGAACCGAAGGCTATCGCACCGCAGAAGTGACATTGGGCGGGGTAGATACCACAGAGTTATCTTCTAAAACCATGGAAGCAAAAATAGTGCCGGGCTTGTATTTTATTGGTGAAGTGGTGGATGTCACGGGATGGCTGGGCGGATATAATTTTCAATGGGCGTGGGCAAGTGGTTTTGCTGCAGGGCAAGCAGTTTAA